In Bermanella sp. WJH001, the genomic stretch CAAGTGAATAATGGTGGCAGTAATTATTTAGGCATATATGTGAATGAACAAACGCCTGTGATTGTGAATGGTAAAAATTGGTCTAGTTATTCCGTTAAACTTGAGCCGGGCATTAATCATGTGATGTTTATTTATTTTCAATCCATGGTGTCATTGGGTTATGTACAACTAAATAATTTAAGAGTGTGTAGTGATCGATTTAATGAGGCGAGCTGCTCAAGTGCCAGTGGTTATTACAATACACAAGACTTAGCTGTGGTAGATGACCCGTCTGTGAATGCTTCTTTGGATACGGTATGTTCAACGATGCAATACAGTAGTCACACCATAACGTATGCTAATCGTGTTTCTAGTGATGTGGTGTTTAAAAATGAAGCGGATCGTTTGTCCAGCAGTAAGGCAACGGGCGGCATGATCGAAAGTCGACAAGGCAGTGGAGCCGTTAGCCCTTGGGTGATACTTGTTTTATCTGTATTAGGGTTGATGCGTAAACCTAAATGGCGGTAATGTGTTTTAAGCGCTTAATGTAATAACTTAACGAAAACCCTAGTTTTTTTGCTAGGGTTTTTGTGTTTTTGGGTAACAAAAAGTCTGCATTGGGTAATGATTTACCGGCATAAATGATTAAATTTCCGCCGCCACTGTTGCACATATAAAGGCATTCAAAGTCATGGTTTAATTGCTGCAAAATCTCTGTGTTTAAATCATGATCTAACCAATAATTAAGCACAAACCATCCGTCTTTTGTAACGCGCTTTGCACAGCTTTTTAAGAAATCTCGCTGCATTTGAGTTTCATCAATACCGTGATGATGGTACATGTCGGCGACCAATAAATCGTAATTATCGTCATTGCTTTGAATATGGCTTAACCCGTCACTGTGAACCACGGTGAGTCGCTCGTCGTGTTTGGGTAGGGCAAAGTAGCGATGAGCAACCCTTACCACATCGGCGCGAAGCTCCACGGCTTTTATTTTTATTTCGTCACATGCGTTTAAGAATGAATAAACAAGGGTGCCACCTCCTAATCCCATGACACAGATGGATTTAGCGTCACAAAAGAGCAGGCTGAGCATAATTGCACGGCTATATTCATGTTGCGGGATATGAGGTTGTGCTTTTATTTGGCAACTTTGTTCGTGTTCATTGCCAAATGTAAGGTAGCGTTTGGCTCCGTCATCTAGGACTTCAATGGTGCCATATTCATCAATGGTTTTATGAATGGATTTTAGCATTTTGCGGCTAGACGCAAGCTGAGGTTCGTATTCTTGGGATATGCGCGCATGGCTTAATTTACTGTCCCTTAAAATCTGAGCTGAATGACATTAAGGGCGCTAATGTTATAGAAGTCTATAACCGAATTAAAGACACTAGGCAGAAAGGGAGATACAGGACATAAAAAACCGCCAATTGGCGGTTTGATGGGGGCTAATGTTTACACTAGGCCACTTGTGGGATCAGAGCATCGTAGAAGGCGCATGTCTGGCTCGCTTTCACCATTTCTTTGCAGGTATTGCCACATTGACCACAATCACCGGCAACACCCAGTTCTTCGCGTAACGCTTTATAATCAGCGCCATTATCGATGGCTTGCTGAACTTGGCGCTCTGTAATTCCTTTGCAAAGGCACACGTACATAGTGATGAACCCATTAAATTTGTCTATGGGCCTAATAGTAGTGTAAATGAGATGGATTATCAATAGCATTGCCAAAAGAAATTATATGTTACTAACTAAGGTTAATTGCACCCACTAAAACCAGGATACCTGCACCTAAGGACAATAGGGTTGTACGGCGGTATTTAGGCATGCCAAGACCCATTAATACGCCACTGATCATAATCACCAGAAGACCTAGTGCCATAAACGCACCATAAAGCTTAAATACCGTGCCTCCCTTGGCCTTATGTAATTGAACTAATTGTCGGTAGGCACCGGTTTCTTTAACGTCTAATTGGACAAGTTGACTGCCTTTGGTGGTGGTTAGGCTGATGTCTGTTTCGCTGCCGGTCCATTCGAGCACATGGCTATGCTCGGTGGATTTGAGCTTAGCGGCACCACTGGGATAAGGGTGTTGTTGTTTGTCCAGTTCTTGCTGAGTAAACGTGATTAGGCTGGCTAGGTCGCCCTGCAAAGGTGTTGCAATGGGTAGTTTGAATGTTTGTGTGTCATAACCCCCTTTTACCCCCCATGTATAAAAACCACCTGTGATGGCATACATGGTAATGGCAGGCAGTAAAATGGCGGCCAGAATTAAATGCAATTTCATAAGTTGAGCGCGCTTCATGAAAACCTTCATATATAAATGACTGATGCTTTATTTTGATCTAGAAAACTTAACACAACCTTAAAGACAATTTGATGTACACAGTCTTAGGTGTGGTGAGCC encodes the following:
- a CDS encoding PepSY domain-containing protein; this translates as MKRAQLMKLHLILAAILLPAITMYAITGGFYTWGVKGGYDTQTFKLPIATPLQGDLASLITFTQQELDKQQHPYPSGAAKLKSTEHSHVLEWTGSETDISLTTTKGSQLVQLDVKETGAYRQLVQLHKAKGGTVFKLYGAFMALGLLVIMISGVLMGLGMPKYRRTTLLSLGAGILVLVGAINLS
- a CDS encoding fused MFS/spermidine synthase, translated to MLKSIHKTIDEYGTIEVLDDGAKRYLTFGNEHEQSCQIKAQPHIPQHEYSRAIMLSLLFCDAKSICVMGLGGGTLVYSFLNACDEIKIKAVELRADVVRVAHRYFALPKHDERLTVVHSDGLSHIQSNDDNYDLLVADMYHHHGIDETQMQRDFLKSCAKRVTKDGWFVLNYWLDHDLNTEILQQLNHDFECLYMCNSGGGNLIIYAGKSLPNADFLLPKNTKTLAKKLGFSLSYYIKRLKHITAI
- a CDS encoding (2Fe-2S)-binding protein, encoding MYVCLCKGITERQVQQAIDNGADYKALREELGVAGDCGQCGNTCKEMVKASQTCAFYDALIPQVA